The DNA window AGTTTTTTTACagtagttttttttttttttttaatatttttagcCGTACGTAGTGATTGGGCTAACTTagatttttcatttatttttttgtcagGGCACACGCCCATCGTGTAATCCATTTTACCTatgtaattattaatttaactTATATAGAAATGaggaaaataatgaatagaataattaaatatatatcaaaatCAAACAAGAAGAACAAACTTTACTAtcatatctatatatatatatatatatatatatgattagCCACcctaaaaacaaattaacaTGCAAATCCTTGTAATAATGAGCAAATAATCTAATAAAGGTGTCTCAGTAAAGCAAACAGCTTGACTCCAGATAACAATCCAGACAAAGAATTGTcctaacattttttttatacacATCTAAGAAGTCTTAGTAGtgccttttctttttaagaaaaaaacaaaacaaaacaaaacaaaaataaattactCTTTATTATACCTGTATTAAGTATTCATAtatgtaaatatttatttaactaTATGAATCTACAGCAATCACTTATTGTGTGTTGAAGAAACTAATTTCTCCTATCGACTCATCAAACAAAAGATCCGATGGCTTTTTATTAAGCACTTCATCATTCATTGTtaatgttttctttttcgaaaaaaaaacctctTTGTTGTTTGATAACAATGAACTTCCAGGCCTAGAGAGATTTATTGATGCGATAGATGCTGACACTGTGGACAAGACCGACAAATTTGCAGATCTCGGTATGCTACATTCACCATAATTTTGATGCTCTTGATAATGCTCATAATATGATTCCTTGAAATGATATTGGCACTCTATATCCAGATAGATATCTTCATCGCTTTTCCTCAACTTtggtgataatgatgatgctGATGAACCATAATTTATAGGTGATTCCGCAATGATGGAAAAataatcttctttttcattgtttGTGGAATATTGGATCAATTCTTGTGTTTCTTTCAACAATAGTTCTGCAAGTTTCTGATCATCGGAGCTAAAATCGCTATTAATGGTTAACAACAGTGAAGCTTGATTTTCTGCTACCTTCTCATGACAGTTCTTTGGTTTTCTTCCGCGTTTTTTCTTGACTTTTAGTTTGGAGGTTTCTGTTTTAGAGACGctgtcaaaaaaaatttgggtATTTTCATCGACACAATATTTTGGATTAACCAGATTTATTGATAATGGATAACTGAATGACctttgtatattatttgtacATGTAATTCCGTTTATGAAATTGTTACTACTATCACGAGTTACCTCCAGGATGTATTCTTTTTGGAAAACATCATTTGGATTTAAGGAAACATCTCCGGTACTATCTTTTTTACAAGTATTACctaaatatatttgtaaatCTGCAATATCAACATCACTTTCTATCCCATCTTTGTTACTTTCTCCCAAGCAATTTAGTtccattaattttttttccatcaTATTTTGTATgatattgaattttttgtcAGTTGAAATTTTAGATTTCTTTTCATTGTTATCTTTGGTTATAACCCTCGAGTTTCTTTTGGATACCCTATAGAATAACTCTGGATCCAAATATTGATTGTTTTCCATATTAATTATAAGGTGTTCATCCATATAGTTCAGAGGATCGGATAGATCAAAATTAGTAATTTTGGTAGGCAAagattttttgtttttgtcgAAAGAACAtgactttttatttttggactttttattaatctCATCACTTTTGACATATTTAGCATCATTAGTAGTGAGATTGTTGGCATTCatattaatatcaatattttcaacttttttagcaataattttatctttcttttccaatAATGGCTTTACTAAGTTCTCAACCTGATAATTTCCAccaatattactattattttttttaagtttctgttcctttttattaacatGTTGCTCTTTTACCCTCACGGGCTTCTTTTCCGtagaatttttattttcttgtcTATAAGATGCATAATTAGATGGCGATCTACCTCTTATAATTAACGATGGTGTTTCTCTTACACATATCGGAACAAAAGTTGTGTTGTTTTCCTCATCATAACACTCATTACCAGTTTTGTCCAGTTGGCTCATAACGTTACCATCCACTACACCACCCAAGACCACTATGAGCTTAAAATGCATATTTGATTGTGATGGCTTTTTGATAGCGATGGAAGAAGCAAATTGGACCCTCTCATATCTAAcgacttttttaatttcgtCATCTGGATATGTTGAAAGAATACCTTTAAGTTTTTTCGCAGCAAGTTGATCTCGATGAAGATAAAAAGTGGAGtcgtattttttttttttaatcttgtTTCTAACATTGGAAGCTTCTCTAATGGTTTGGTGATTTGGTAATTCTGAAGGTATTAGTGGGTGTATTTGTGGGTTTATCTGCGGTCCTTTATCCCTTTTAGCTGTATGTTGAACAAGTGTCATAAAAGAGTTATCTTCATAACACCTTGCTATTAAACGTATggcaaaatattttatttgatgccgattattgttatcgtttaaattaaatgtaaaattattaaaaaataattgattTTCATCAATTTCTAGGAATTTAAAACAACTGACCAAAGTGAAATAGTTTCTCTTGTAACCAATCCATTCTTTATCTATAAAATCAAAACCTCTATCAATTCTTGGCATTAATTCCAGGGTTATACATTTCTCAGTGTCgtttaaataaactttatttaaaatttcagATGGTGTAA is part of the Saccharomycodes ludwigii strain NBRC 1722 chromosome III, whole genome shotgun sequence genome and encodes:
- the NDT80 gene encoding transcription factor NDT80 (similar to Saccharomyces cerevisiae YHR124W | NDT80 | Non-DiTyrosine), translating into MNKNPLIYLNNSPAATTLENINNIIQSEFVSRAEDAIDKKNEIYSWNQKNTYENELNGINESQMNEHHNDSDNNNNSKAEQQISKNVITKYNDDGTVSTYFDKRKIRIAPRSTLQFKVGPPFTPSEILNKVYLNDTEKCITLELMPRIDRGFDFIDKEWIGYKRNYFTLVSCFKFLEIDENQLFFNNFTFNLNDNNNRHQIKYFAIRLIARCYEDNSFMTLVQHTAKRDKGPQINPQIHPLIPSELPNHQTIREASNVRNKIKKKKYDSTFYLHRDQLAAKKLKGILSTYPDDEIKKVVRYERVQFASSIAIKKPSQSNMHFKLIVVLGGVVDGNVMSQLDKTGNECYDEENNTTFVPICVRETPSLIIRGRSPSNYASYRQENKNSTEKKPVRVKEQHVNKKEQKLKKNNSNIGGNYQVENLVKPLLEKKDKIIAKKVENIDINMNANNLTTNDAKYVKSDEINKKSKNKKSCSFDKNKKSLPTKITNFDLSDPLNYMDEHLIINMENNQYLDPELFYRVSKRNSRVITKDNNEKKSKISTDKKFNIIQNMMEKKLMELNCLGESNKDGIESDVDIADLQIYLGNTCKKDSTGDVSLNPNDVFQKEYILEVTRDSSNNFINGITCTNNIQRSFSYPLSINLVNPKYCVDENTQIFFDSVSKTETSKLKVKKKRGRKPKNCHEKVAENQASLLLTINSDFSSDDQKLAELLLKETQELIQYSTNNEKEDYFSIIAESPINYGSSASSLSPKLRKSDEDIYLDIECQYHFKESYYEHYQEHQNYGECSIPRSANLSVLSTVSASIASINLSRPGSSLLSNNKEVFFSKKKTLTMNDEVLNKKPSDLLFDESIGEISFFNTQ